One region of Haloprofundus salilacus genomic DNA includes:
- a CDS encoding glutamate--cysteine ligase — protein MEELGTREAFDRMGTLGIEEEFFVVDDAGRPASAIDELVYGDDPPDPLGGRIDHELFEFIVETQTPLIERPAEASDALRSVREALVDHAETHGFSVAAAGLHPAAKWRELDHAQKPRYRAQLDRIQYPQHRNTTAGLHVHVGVDDADKAVWVANELRWYLPLLLALSANSPFWNGFDTGLASARAKIFEGLPNTGMPTRFDDFESYARFERRMVETESINDRGELWYDVRPHTGHGTVEVRTPDAQRDPEVVLAFVEFVHALVVDIAERFEDSESATDIRRELLDENKWRAIRHGHDASFVDRDAESLVDLETAVDRVCDRLDVSGLRSILDDESGASRQRRVLREADMDALCASLLL, from the coding sequence ATGGAGGAGTTGGGAACGCGCGAGGCGTTCGACCGGATGGGGACCCTCGGCATCGAAGAGGAGTTTTTCGTCGTCGACGACGCCGGGCGCCCCGCGTCGGCCATCGACGAGTTGGTGTACGGCGACGACCCGCCCGACCCGCTCGGCGGCCGCATCGACCACGAATTGTTTGAGTTCATCGTCGAGACGCAGACGCCGCTCATCGAACGCCCTGCCGAGGCGAGCGACGCGCTCCGCTCGGTTCGCGAGGCGCTCGTCGACCACGCGGAGACCCACGGCTTCAGCGTCGCCGCCGCCGGACTCCACCCCGCGGCGAAGTGGCGCGAACTCGACCACGCGCAGAAACCGCGCTACCGCGCACAACTCGACCGAATCCAGTATCCGCAGCACCGCAACACGACGGCGGGACTGCATGTCCACGTCGGCGTTGACGACGCCGACAAAGCCGTCTGGGTCGCCAACGAACTCCGCTGGTATCTCCCGCTCCTGCTCGCGCTGTCGGCAAACTCGCCGTTCTGGAACGGTTTCGACACGGGGCTTGCCTCGGCGCGGGCGAAGATATTCGAGGGGCTTCCGAACACGGGGATGCCGACCCGATTCGACGATTTCGAGTCGTACGCGCGCTTCGAGCGCCGGATGGTCGAAACTGAGTCGATAAACGATAGAGGGGAACTCTGGTACGACGTTCGACCCCACACCGGCCACGGCACCGTCGAAGTCCGGACGCCCGACGCCCAGCGGGACCCCGAGGTAGTGCTGGCGTTCGTCGAGTTCGTCCACGCGCTGGTCGTCGACATCGCGGAACGGTTCGAGGACAGCGAATCCGCCACCGACATCCGCCGCGAACTCCTCGACGAGAACAAGTGGCGGGCGATTCGACACGGCCACGACGCCTCGTTCGTCGACCGGGACGCGGAGTCGCTCGTCGACCTCGAAACGGCCGTCGACCGCGTCTGCGACCGACTCGACGTCTCGGGCCTGCGCTCGATACTCGACGATGAGAGCGGTGCGAGTCGGCAGCGACGCGTACTCCGCGAGGCGGATATGGATGCGCTCTGCGCGTCGCTCCTGCTCTGA
- a CDS encoding fibrillarin-like rRNA/tRNA 2'-O-methyltransferase: MSRRELPEGVERRSFDGRERLATRGETVYGEPTDDGWRLWDAGRSKLGAMLELGMKTGLSGGESVLYLGAASGTTVSHVADFAGPTYAVEFAPRTVRDLVGVAEDRENLFPLLKDARKPDTYAHVVESNLDVLVQDVATRGQADVAVRNRQFLADDGRLLMAVKARSEDVTSDPSDVFDGVVSRLGDAYEVLETARLDRFHSDHLGVVARPR; this comes from the coding sequence ATGAGCCGACGCGAACTCCCCGAGGGCGTCGAACGCCGCTCGTTCGACGGGCGCGAGCGACTCGCCACGCGGGGCGAGACGGTGTACGGCGAACCGACCGACGACGGCTGGAGACTCTGGGACGCCGGGCGCTCGAAGCTCGGCGCGATGCTCGAACTCGGTATGAAGACCGGTCTCTCGGGCGGCGAGTCGGTCCTCTATCTCGGCGCGGCGTCGGGAACGACGGTGAGCCACGTCGCCGACTTCGCCGGACCGACGTACGCCGTCGAGTTCGCCCCTCGGACGGTCCGTGACCTCGTCGGCGTTGCCGAAGACAGAGAGAACCTATTTCCGCTACTGAAAGACGCCCGCAAACCGGACACGTACGCCCACGTCGTCGAATCGAATCTCGACGTACTCGTGCAGGACGTGGCGACGCGCGGGCAGGCGGACGTGGCGGTCCGTAATCGGCAGTTCCTCGCCGACGACGGACGACTGCTCATGGCGGTCAAGGCGCGGAGCGAGGACGTGACGAGCGACCCAAGCGACGTGTTCGACGGCGTCGTCTCCCGACTCGGCGACGCCTATGAGGTGTTGGAGACGGCGCGCCTCGACCGCTTCCACAGCGACCACCTCGGCGTGGTAGCTCGGCCGCGGTAG
- a CDS encoding helix-turn-helix domain-containing protein has product MSAEEPPDDSRSDERTAEEDDQPATRARLGEGADRAASEFDQNVVDLLAWVLDTETRARIYVYLRQHPNSTSDEVAEGTELYPSTVREALAELHDEDRVTRQKRESAGAGNNPYEYEAIAPSELVRSVAEQVQSELNTVFNLDHQLRDGADADAADDGSTPVTITVDGGSIESSDSDADSE; this is encoded by the coding sequence ATGTCTGCCGAGGAACCCCCCGACGATTCGCGCAGCGACGAGCGAACGGCTGAGGAGGACGACCAGCCGGCAACTCGGGCACGACTCGGCGAGGGCGCAGACCGTGCTGCGAGCGAGTTCGACCAGAACGTCGTCGACCTGCTCGCGTGGGTGCTCGACACCGAAACGCGGGCGCGGATCTACGTGTACCTCCGTCAGCATCCGAACAGTACGAGCGACGAAGTCGCTGAGGGAACCGAACTGTACCCGAGTACCGTCCGCGAAGCGCTCGCGGAACTCCACGACGAAGACCGGGTGACGCGGCAGAAGCGCGAGAGCGCCGGCGCGGGGAACAACCCCTACGAGTACGAGGCTATCGCGCCGAGCGAACTCGTTCGAAGCGTCGCCGAACAGGTGCAGTCGGAGTTGAACACGGTGTTCAACCTCGACCATCAACTCCGCGACGGGGCAGATGCCGACGCTGCCGACGACGGTTCGACGCCGGTGACCATCACCGTCGACGGGGGGTCGATCGAGTCGAGCGATTCGGACGCCGACTCGGAGTAA
- a CDS encoding phosphopantetheine adenylyltransferase produces MHVALGGTFDPVHDGHRALFERAFELGDLTVGLTSDELAPQTRHIDRYVRSFEERQRDLVAELEPLAAEHDREFEVRELSEPTGIATEPGFDVLIVSPETEDGGEKVNEIRRERGLDPLDIEVVDHVAAADGERISSTRIVSGEIDRHGNLTPEREGRGKTPPE; encoded by the coding sequence ATGCACGTTGCGCTCGGCGGGACATTCGACCCGGTCCACGATGGCCACCGCGCCCTGTTCGAGCGTGCGTTCGAACTCGGTGACCTGACGGTCGGACTCACGTCCGACGAACTCGCGCCGCAGACCCGCCACATCGACCGGTACGTCCGCTCGTTCGAGGAGCGACAACGCGATTTGGTGGCCGAACTCGAACCGCTGGCGGCCGAGCACGATCGCGAGTTCGAGGTTCGCGAACTGTCGGAACCGACCGGCATCGCTACCGAACCCGGCTTCGACGTGCTCATCGTCTCACCGGAGACCGAGGACGGCGGCGAGAAAGTCAACGAAATCCGTAGAGAGCGCGGTCTCGACCCGCTCGACATCGAAGTCGTCGACCACGTCGCCGCCGCCGACGGCGAGCGCATCTCCTCGACGCGCATCGTCTCGGGAGAAATCGACCGTCACGGCAACCTCACGCCCGAGCGCGAGGGCCGCGGCAAGACGCCGCCGGAGTAG